One genomic window of Paraburkholderia acidiphila includes the following:
- a CDS encoding acyltransferase family protein, with protein sequence MRMTNQAAPLSVSDGGAPASIDASGVAARTGALYRDAGDAAVTSDAPGKTAAPVPSYAAPEHLRAPKYRPDIDGLRAIAVLSVLAFHAFPSQLRGGFVGVDLFFVISGFLISTIIFESVEDGRFSYIEFYMRRIRRIFPALVVVLAACLVAGWFLLMPEEYQQLGKHLVAGAAFLSNIALWREAGYFDDTAATKPLLHLWSLGVEEQFYIFWPLLVSFAYRRRLGFPLLLGGIAAGSFAVSLVTSVSDPTAAFYSPLSRFWELMIGGSLAWLLLHRPTLVQYGPRASNVLSAAGLVLIGAAVVLINENDVFPGWRALLPTVGAFLVICAGPRAWLNKNVLGNRVAVAIGLISYPLYLWHWPLLSFANILAGGLFVPVSTRLTLVLASIVLAALTYRFVELPIRTKKANRRQLGALCVALAVLGVAGAVLFARAGLPMRAAADNRGFALYTQNEQMRLALQPEPCQLPDAKADTFCTAYNMAATGKLMVVWGDSHGGAWLPVLHSIAVARNMRLMAFTHTGCPPLLDTRRSDGAQSGRDCSRLGLAEPIVSSIERLKPAVVFYIGRWSLYGNGWTLFGELQKATHFVTTDPNGTATLATSRAALSSQFPLTVKALAASTPRLVVFQNPPVLEGKLLPRFYADPERIEPSAAANLRTEAFERKLVESVAAIPNVRIFDPVPRLCAGATCKAVLDGVPVYGDDNHVSAQGSLLFRQAILDAM encoded by the coding sequence ATGCGAATGACAAACCAGGCTGCCCCGCTCTCGGTAAGCGACGGCGGCGCGCCAGCGAGCATCGATGCGTCCGGCGTCGCGGCGCGCACAGGCGCGCTTTATCGCGACGCGGGCGACGCAGCCGTCACGTCCGATGCGCCCGGCAAAACCGCCGCGCCCGTGCCCTCCTATGCGGCGCCCGAACACCTGCGCGCGCCGAAGTACCGGCCGGATATCGACGGACTGCGCGCCATCGCCGTGCTCTCCGTGCTGGCCTTTCACGCGTTTCCGTCGCAATTGCGCGGCGGTTTCGTCGGCGTCGATCTTTTCTTCGTGATTTCGGGCTTCCTGATCAGCACGATCATCTTCGAGAGCGTCGAGGACGGCCGTTTCAGCTACATCGAGTTCTACATGCGGCGCATCCGCCGCATTTTTCCCGCGCTGGTCGTCGTGCTCGCCGCCTGCCTCGTGGCCGGCTGGTTCCTGCTCATGCCCGAGGAGTATCAGCAGCTCGGCAAGCATCTCGTTGCGGGTGCAGCGTTTCTATCGAATATCGCGCTCTGGCGCGAAGCCGGCTATTTCGACGATACCGCCGCGACCAAGCCGCTGCTGCACTTGTGGTCGCTCGGCGTGGAAGAGCAGTTCTATATATTCTGGCCGCTGCTCGTGAGCTTCGCGTACCGCCGCCGGCTCGGCTTCCCTCTGCTGCTCGGCGGCATCGCCGCCGGGTCCTTCGCCGTGAGCCTCGTCACGTCTGTCTCGGATCCGACCGCGGCGTTCTACTCGCCGCTCTCGCGTTTCTGGGAACTGATGATCGGCGGCTCGCTCGCCTGGCTGCTGCTGCACCGCCCGACCCTCGTGCAGTACGGGCCGCGCGCCTCGAACGTGCTTTCGGCGGCAGGCCTCGTGCTGATCGGCGCGGCGGTCGTGCTGATCAACGAGAACGACGTGTTCCCCGGCTGGCGCGCGCTGCTGCCCACGGTCGGCGCGTTTCTCGTGATCTGCGCGGGGCCGCGCGCGTGGCTCAACAAGAACGTGCTCGGCAATCGCGTGGCCGTTGCGATCGGACTGATCAGCTACCCGCTGTATCTCTGGCACTGGCCCCTGCTCTCGTTCGCGAACATTCTCGCGGGCGGTCTCTTCGTGCCGGTCTCCACGCGCCTCACACTCGTGCTCGCGAGCATCGTGCTTGCCGCGCTGACCTACCGCTTCGTCGAGCTGCCCATCCGCACGAAGAAAGCGAACCGCCGGCAGCTCGGCGCGCTCTGCGTCGCGTTGGCCGTGCTCGGCGTGGCCGGCGCGGTGCTGTTCGCGCGCGCGGGACTGCCCATGCGCGCGGCGGCCGACAATCGCGGCTTCGCGCTGTACACGCAGAACGAGCAGATGCGCCTCGCGCTGCAGCCCGAGCCTTGCCAGCTGCCGGACGCGAAAGCCGACACGTTCTGCACCGCATACAACATGGCCGCCACCGGCAAGCTGATGGTCGTGTGGGGCGACTCGCACGGCGGCGCGTGGCTGCCCGTGCTGCACAGCATCGCCGTGGCGCGCAACATGCGTCTCATGGCGTTCACGCACACCGGCTGCCCGCCGCTGCTCGACACGCGCCGCAGCGACGGCGCGCAGAGCGGGCGCGACTGCAGCCGCCTTGGCCTCGCCGAACCGATCGTCTCGTCCATCGAGCGGCTCAAACCCGCCGTGGTGTTCTACATCGGCCGCTGGAGCCTTTACGGCAACGGCTGGACGCTCTTCGGCGAGTTGCAGAAAGCCACGCACTTTGTGACCACCGATCCGAACGGGACGGCCACGCTCGCAACCTCGCGCGCGGCGCTCTCGAGTCAATTTCCGCTCACCGTGAAGGCGCTCGCCGCGAGCACGCCACGGCTCGTGGTCTTCCAGAACCCGCCGGTGCTGGAAGGCAAACTGCTGCCGCGCTTCTATGCGGATCCCGAGCGCATCGAGCCCTCTGCCGCCGCGAATCTGCGGACCGAGGCATTCGAGCGCAAGCTCGTCGAGTCGGTCGCCGCGATTCCGAACGTGCGCATCTTCGATCCGGTGCCGCGTCTGTGCGCCGGCGCGACCTGCAAGGCGGTGCTCGACGGCGTGCCGGTGTACGGCGACGACAACCACGTGAGCGCGCAAGGTTCGCTGCTGTTCAGGCAAGCCATTCTCGACGCGATGTGA
- a CDS encoding flavin reductase family protein has protein sequence MHAIAQRSAESPTSCGGLDERRLRNALGRFATGVVVISTGTGEALHAMTANAFMSGSLKPPLIVVSVGHHARMHARMMQADLFGVSVLSEEQESHSRHFAGEPQDWLAPCFTEVEGLGGVALLHRALARFAARMVDRHPCGDHTLFVGEVLSFSLEEDAPLVFYSGRYASVAQGR, from the coding sequence ATGCACGCGATCGCACAACGCAGCGCTGAAAGCCCCACCTCCTGTGGCGGCCTCGACGAACGCCGCCTGCGCAACGCGCTCGGCCGCTTCGCCACCGGCGTCGTGGTGATTTCCACGGGCACGGGCGAAGCGCTGCACGCGATGACGGCGAACGCGTTCATGTCCGGGTCGCTCAAACCGCCGCTCATCGTCGTTTCGGTGGGACATCACGCGCGCATGCATGCGCGCATGATGCAGGCCGATCTGTTCGGCGTGAGCGTGCTTTCCGAAGAGCAGGAGTCGCATAGCCGGCACTTTGCCGGCGAGCCACAAGACTGGCTCGCGCCGTGCTTCACCGAAGTGGAAGGGCTCGGAGGCGTCGCGCTGCTGCATCGCGCGCTTGCCCGCTTTGCCGCGCGTATGGTCGACCGGCATCCATGCGGGGATCACACGCTGTTTGTCGGCGAGGTGTTGTCGTTTTCGCTCGAGGAGGACGCGCCGCTCGTGTTCTATAGCGGCCGCTATGCCTCGGTGGCGCAGGGGCGCTGA
- a CDS encoding class I SAM-dependent methyltransferase: protein MNIELPLDQINQRAWNSHDAMREFTMGKTFTDLGEEAAFDWVYAECAGEPILDIGIGAGRTIPLMLRISQKYTGIDYTAKLLEQASARFPGLDLRHMDARDMAELPSDHFALTAFSWNGIDCVGYDDRVRILKEMYRVTRPGGLVLFSTHNREGPGFQESVWKLLPRFSFNPLRFGWRTLRSMRVLPLASYNYLRHVRFHRNYPGYSIKTAAAHYFGIVIVYTTLPEQRRQLNSLGFEIDAVFGSCDGQRIPAEKTTSDAFWFHFIARKPRAQ from the coding sequence ATGAACATTGAGCTTCCGCTGGACCAGATCAACCAGCGCGCGTGGAACTCGCACGATGCCATGCGCGAATTCACGATGGGCAAGACCTTCACGGATCTCGGCGAAGAAGCCGCGTTCGACTGGGTGTATGCCGAGTGCGCGGGCGAGCCGATTCTCGACATCGGCATTGGCGCGGGCCGCACGATTCCGCTGATGTTGCGGATTTCGCAGAAGTACACGGGCATCGACTACACGGCAAAGCTGCTCGAGCAGGCGAGCGCGCGCTTTCCGGGTCTCGACTTGCGCCACATGGACGCGCGCGACATGGCAGAGCTGCCGTCGGACCACTTCGCGCTCACGGCGTTCAGCTGGAACGGCATCGACTGTGTGGGCTATGACGACCGCGTGCGTATTCTCAAGGAGATGTATCGCGTCACGCGTCCCGGCGGGCTCGTGCTGTTTTCCACGCACAACCGCGAAGGTCCGGGCTTTCAGGAAAGCGTCTGGAAGCTGCTGCCGCGCTTTTCGTTCAACCCGTTGCGCTTTGGCTGGCGCACGCTGCGCTCGATGCGCGTGCTTCCGCTCGCGTCGTACAACTATCTGCGTCACGTGCGGTTTCATCGCAACTATCCGGGCTATTCGATCAAGACCGCGGCCGCGCATTACTTCGGCATTGTGATCGTGTATACGACGCTGCCCGAGCAACGGCGGCAGTTGAACTCACTCGGCTTCGAAATCGACGCGGTGTTTGGCAGCTGCGATGGTCAGCGCATTCCCGCTGAAAAGACCACGAGCGACGCGTTCTGGTTTCATTTCATCGCGCGCAAGCCCAGGGCGCAGTAA
- a CDS encoding oligosaccharide flippase family protein — MEKAVLRNIVINFAGLIAPTLVSLMTVPAYIKLLGVERYGVINLVWALIGYFSLLDLGTSLATENQIAKVRDAEGDAVERIFFGACFLNLCTGIIGGLVVWTCASFYITYAMHIEPVFRHELMSILPWIAVAVPLANVTWVFAGAITAVERFGSYNTNQTLGTFLFQVLPLAAAWWLSPTLSVAIPAAVIARLIAGVLLGFATFRALGITRLRMPERKVMADLFAYGKWTLLFSGAGAIAGTLDRVLVGAILGARYVTYYSAPQNLVTRLNMLPSAMLRTLFPRLSASTHEDAHKLARDALAFLNGVFTPCMIVALFALKPFLEIWLGAAIAEAAAPVGRVLVIGVWLAGQSGILGILIQAQANPRSVARVSWLQLPFFAAALWGATHAFGLVGTGTVVVAKALCDYVVYTYFARVQTRDIVGNMLTHLAFLVVAFALACLPLGIAAAAAIAFATMAANLALSLHQSAELRKLVRHFVMRTRVAQGQDRLT; from the coding sequence ATGGAAAAAGCCGTCCTCCGCAACATCGTCATCAACTTCGCCGGGCTCATCGCGCCGACGCTCGTTTCGTTGATGACCGTACCGGCCTACATCAAGCTGCTGGGCGTCGAGCGCTACGGCGTGATCAATCTCGTGTGGGCGCTAATCGGCTACTTCAGCCTGCTCGATCTGGGCACGAGCCTCGCCACCGAAAACCAGATCGCCAAGGTGCGCGACGCCGAAGGCGACGCCGTCGAGCGGATCTTCTTCGGCGCATGCTTTCTGAACCTGTGCACCGGCATCATCGGCGGACTCGTCGTGTGGACGTGCGCGTCGTTCTACATCACGTACGCCATGCACATCGAGCCCGTGTTCCGCCACGAGCTGATGAGCATCCTGCCGTGGATCGCCGTGGCCGTGCCGCTCGCGAACGTCACATGGGTGTTCGCAGGCGCGATCACGGCCGTCGAGCGCTTCGGCAGCTACAACACGAATCAGACGCTCGGCACGTTCCTGTTCCAGGTGCTGCCGCTGGCCGCCGCCTGGTGGCTCTCGCCCACGCTTTCGGTGGCGATTCCGGCCGCAGTCATTGCGCGCCTGATCGCGGGCGTGCTGCTCGGCTTCGCCACCTTCCGCGCGCTCGGCATCACGCGCCTGCGCATGCCCGAGCGCAAGGTCATGGCCGATCTGTTCGCCTACGGCAAATGGACGCTGCTCTTCTCGGGCGCGGGCGCGATTGCCGGCACGCTCGACCGCGTGCTGGTCGGCGCGATTCTGGGCGCGCGCTATGTGACCTATTATTCCGCGCCGCAGAACCTCGTCACGCGCCTGAACATGCTGCCTTCCGCCATGCTGCGCACGCTGTTCCCGCGCCTTTCCGCCTCGACGCACGAAGACGCGCACAAGCTCGCGCGCGACGCGCTCGCGTTCCTGAACGGCGTATTCACGCCGTGCATGATCGTGGCACTCTTCGCGCTCAAGCCGTTCCTCGAGATCTGGCTCGGCGCGGCCATCGCCGAGGCCGCGGCGCCGGTCGGGCGCGTGCTCGTCATCGGCGTATGGCTCGCGGGGCAATCAGGCATCCTCGGCATCCTGATCCAGGCGCAGGCGAACCCACGCAGCGTCGCGCGCGTCAGCTGGCTGCAGCTGCCCTTCTTCGCCGCCGCGCTCTGGGGCGCGACACACGCGTTCGGCCTCGTCGGCACGGGCACGGTCGTCGTCGCCAAAGCGCTGTGCGATTACGTCGTCTACACGTACTTCGCCCGCGTGCAAACGCGCGACATCGTCGGCAACATGCTCACGCACCTCGCGTTCCTCGTCGTCGCCTTTGCCCTCGCCTGTCTGCCGCTCGGCATCGCGGCGGCAGCGGCTATCGCGTTCGCCACGATGGCGGCCAATCTCGCGCTGTCACTGCATCAATCGGCGGAACTGCGCAAGCTCGTGCGGCACTTCGTGATGCGCACGCGCGTGGCGCAAGGCCAGGATCGGCTGACGTGA
- a CDS encoding serine aminopeptidase domain-containing protein, translating into MEPVVFDGCFGWLHPANGRHGVVLCSPFGYDALCTHRGWRRLAERLAASGMPVLRFDYPGAGDSLGDEEDPGRVEAWIESIGAAVRHLRERTGVAQVSLCGLRLGATLAALAGERIGGIDGLVLLSPALSGRNYLRELRAHRQSWLSTPAGMTADPIPETAAYVEAFGFGLHGDDIARLGAVDLRADTKAPARRVLLLDASDRTRAGALVDHYTAHGVDVARQSFDEADRFLVEALYSEEPVVAFDAVTQWLADAPSREGASAASAFERRDWPQPQLAATEFIEQPVVFGDYFGMHCQSAAPRADAPAVLFLNTGASHHIGDGRIFVLFARRLAALGIASLRMDLGGLGDSSPAARSVTLDTIYSQESSADAARGADWLVARGHARVVVFGVCGGAFVGLHACAQHPNVVGSFGVNLQKFIWDGADRTPGTTGLASNRVLRQSALSAEKWKKVLRGETSLARVVNGLAQRFTRTMTRRVVDFIDATTGWSPAPGEARRLMQRIHAKGADVRLVYGDYDLGLDELKVQFGAKMGGLRGFTHVRATTLPKLDHALFTQAAREAAMADARQWFFERFCQRQTQDETAWHGPVPVARPRVAVERASQVTCSSHLDGAHQ; encoded by the coding sequence ATGGAACCTGTCGTCTTCGACGGCTGCTTCGGCTGGCTTCATCCGGCTAACGGCCGGCATGGGGTGGTCTTGTGCAGTCCGTTCGGCTATGACGCGCTGTGCACCCATCGCGGCTGGCGGCGTCTTGCCGAGCGCCTCGCGGCGAGCGGCATGCCCGTGCTGCGCTTCGACTATCCGGGCGCGGGCGACTCGCTCGGCGACGAGGAGGATCCGGGCCGCGTCGAGGCATGGATCGAGAGCATCGGGGCTGCGGTGCGCCATCTGCGCGAGCGCACGGGCGTCGCACAGGTGTCGCTGTGCGGCCTGCGCCTGGGCGCGACGCTGGCGGCGCTCGCCGGCGAGCGCATCGGCGGCATCGATGGCCTCGTGCTGCTTTCGCCCGCGTTGTCGGGTCGCAACTATCTGCGCGAATTGCGCGCGCATCGGCAGAGCTGGCTGAGCACGCCGGCAGGCATGACGGCCGATCCGATTCCCGAAACGGCGGCCTACGTCGAAGCGTTTGGCTTCGGCCTGCATGGCGACGATATCGCGCGGCTCGGCGCGGTCGATCTGCGCGCCGACACGAAAGCGCCTGCGCGCCGCGTTTTGCTGCTCGATGCGAGCGACCGCACGCGCGCCGGCGCGCTCGTCGATCACTACACGGCGCATGGCGTGGATGTGGCGCGCCAGTCGTTCGACGAGGCAGACCGTTTCCTGGTCGAAGCGCTATACAGCGAAGAGCCGGTCGTTGCATTCGATGCCGTGACGCAGTGGCTCGCCGATGCGCCGTCGCGCGAGGGCGCAAGCGCGGCGAGCGCGTTCGAACGGCGTGACTGGCCGCAACCGCAGCTCGCCGCTACGGAATTCATCGAGCAGCCGGTGGTTTTCGGCGACTACTTCGGCATGCACTGCCAGAGCGCCGCGCCGCGCGCGGACGCGCCCGCCGTGCTGTTCCTCAATACGGGCGCGAGCCACCACATCGGCGACGGTCGGATTTTCGTGCTGTTCGCGCGGCGGCTGGCGGCGCTCGGTATTGCGTCGCTGAGAATGGATCTGGGCGGTCTCGGCGACAGCTCGCCGGCCGCGCGATCTGTCACGCTCGACACGATCTATTCTCAGGAATCCTCAGCGGATGCAGCGCGCGGCGCCGACTGGCTCGTGGCGCGCGGCCATGCTCGCGTGGTCGTGTTCGGCGTGTGCGGCGGCGCCTTTGTCGGCCTGCACGCCTGCGCGCAGCATCCGAATGTTGTCGGCAGCTTCGGCGTGAACCTGCAGAAGTTCATCTGGGACGGCGCGGACCGCACGCCGGGCACGACGGGTCTTGCGTCGAACCGCGTGCTGCGGCAATCCGCGTTGAGCGCCGAGAAGTGGAAAAAGGTGCTGCGCGGCGAGACTTCGCTTGCGCGCGTGGTCAATGGCCTCGCGCAGCGCTTCACCCGCACGATGACCCGCCGTGTGGTGGACTTCATCGACGCGACGACAGGCTGGTCGCCGGCGCCGGGCGAGGCGCGCCGCCTGATGCAGCGGATTCATGCAAAGGGCGCGGACGTGCGGCTCGTGTACGGCGACTACGACCTCGGTCTCGACGAACTCAAGGTCCAGTTCGGCGCGAAGATGGGCGGTTTGCGCGGCTTCACACACGTGCGCGCGACGACGTTGCCGAAACTCGATCACGCGCTTTTCACGCAGGCCGCGCGCGAGGCGGCGATGGCCGACGCGCGGCAGTGGTTTTTCGAGCGTTTCTGCCAGCGGCAGACGCAGGACGAAACAGCATGGCACGGCCCCGTGCCGGTTGCGCGGCCGCGTGTGGCGGTCGAGCGAGCAAGCCAGGTTACTTGCAGTTCTCATCTTGATGGAGCGCATCAATGA
- a CDS encoding co-chaperone GroES: MNLRPLHDRVIVKRLDQETKTASGIVIPDAAAEKPDQGEVLATGPGKRDDKGSLIALDVKVGDRVLFGKYAGQTVKVDGNELLVMREEDIMAVVQK; this comes from the coding sequence ATGAACCTTCGTCCTTTGCATGATCGCGTGATCGTCAAGCGCCTGGATCAAGAAACCAAGACCGCTTCGGGCATCGTGATCCCGGACGCAGCGGCAGAAAAGCCGGATCAAGGTGAAGTCCTGGCCACGGGCCCGGGCAAGCGTGACGACAAGGGCTCCCTGATCGCACTCGACGTCAAGGTCGGCGATCGCGTCCTGTTCGGCAAGTACGCTGGCCAGACCGTCAAGGTCGATGGCAACGAACTGCTCGTGATGCGTGAAGAAGACATCATGGCCGTGGTGCAGAAGTAA
- a CDS encoding glycosyltransferase family 2 protein gives MSRWGQAGSLIEPRFAVCVTTMNRAEVLAACLARLAECDPPPACIVVSDDSADPAMRAANEAVVRAAGNGVYLAGPRRGVCANRNNAVRHCLKHSAGCTHVSFIDDDILVERDFFAAAGNRLAQIAPARRDKAILTGGASSGPHLHECRSLRLSFACYFEEGEEPQCVNLHASVFPLALFAGSGWDENIFFGTEDAELALRALRQGYTIELEPALRSRDTMPGSGVLNGDSGRTGLSRYQLSCEAARLYIGVKRYWIIEPSLMRCAAFLTVYFCHLTVFLAKRRALSQLGPIVRLSKVWRVGTAG, from the coding sequence ATGAGCCGGTGGGGACAGGCGGGCTCGCTGATCGAGCCGCGCTTTGCCGTGTGCGTGACGACGATGAACCGCGCCGAGGTGCTCGCCGCGTGTCTCGCGCGCCTCGCCGAATGCGATCCGCCACCGGCGTGCATCGTCGTGAGCGACGACTCGGCGGACCCGGCCATGCGCGCCGCGAACGAAGCCGTGGTGCGTGCGGCCGGCAACGGCGTGTATCTGGCCGGGCCGCGGCGCGGCGTGTGTGCGAACCGCAACAACGCCGTGCGCCATTGCCTCAAGCACAGCGCCGGTTGCACGCACGTTTCGTTCATCGACGACGACATCCTCGTGGAGCGCGACTTCTTCGCCGCAGCCGGCAACCGTCTCGCGCAAATCGCGCCGGCCCGGCGCGACAAGGCGATTCTCACCGGCGGCGCGTCGAGCGGGCCGCATCTGCACGAATGCCGCTCGCTGCGCCTGTCGTTCGCCTGCTATTTCGAAGAGGGCGAGGAGCCGCAGTGCGTGAACCTGCACGCCTCGGTGTTTCCGCTGGCGCTATTCGCGGGCAGCGGCTGGGACGAGAACATTTTCTTCGGCACCGAAGACGCGGAACTCGCCCTGCGCGCGCTGCGCCAGGGCTACACGATCGAACTCGAGCCGGCGCTGCGCTCGCGCGACACGATGCCAGGCAGCGGCGTGCTGAACGGCGACTCGGGGCGTACTGGCCTCTCGCGATATCAATTGAGCTGCGAGGCGGCGAGGCTTTATATCGGCGTGAAGCGTTACTGGATCATCGAGCCGAGCCTCATGCGCTGCGCGGCGTTCCTCACCGTTTATTTCTGCCACCTGACCGTTTTCCTCGCGAAGCGCCGCGCGCTTTCGCAGCTTGGGCCCATCGTGCGGCTCTCGAAGGTCTGGCGCGTGGGCACCGCTGGCTAA
- a CDS encoding glycosyltransferase family 87 protein has protein sequence MSSKLRLEHDDGRWAERAGWARNKWWWLFGLIALACFALKVWMTVQNFARLGLAHDQADFNFFYFAFDTVHNHLSEIGRLYDRGYLFDRLDALGAGIDRGRHDVYGYPPQFAVLLSPLGALGLGPAKIVWLVSGGVLFVASLWMLATVLVPDDKAGARQRFFLFSLAIGALSHPLYLEVQFGQSNLPILFLAVSTFYLRYERRNSWLAGVPIGIAIILKMSPAAIALFFLLRKDWRLNVSALLTAVAGTLLTAAVTGWDVVLRYPFQSLPAAMKVTAEFGPAPWNSAFRGVLERVLADLGLAVPHTLVSAVAALYVLLVLAAFASITWNARPDRYREIACAALLPLMISPVVERTHALLLIVPVLAMAALVWNRPWPGPADPNRVWFIRHVIGTGVVVAIVALNPIWITYYVGIVAMFFVIVRARALEPDAWNRAR, from the coding sequence ATGAGTTCGAAACTGAGGCTCGAGCACGATGACGGACGATGGGCCGAACGGGCCGGCTGGGCTCGCAACAAGTGGTGGTGGCTGTTCGGTCTGATTGCGCTCGCCTGTTTTGCGCTGAAGGTGTGGATGACGGTGCAGAACTTCGCGCGGCTCGGCCTCGCGCACGACCAGGCGGACTTCAACTTTTTCTACTTTGCGTTCGACACCGTCCACAATCATCTAAGCGAAATCGGGCGGCTTTACGACCGGGGCTATCTGTTCGACCGTCTCGACGCGCTCGGTGCCGGCATCGACCGGGGCCGTCACGATGTCTACGGGTATCCGCCGCAGTTCGCGGTGCTGCTCTCGCCGCTCGGCGCGCTGGGCCTGGGGCCCGCGAAAATCGTCTGGCTCGTGTCGGGGGGCGTGCTGTTCGTCGCGTCGCTCTGGATGCTCGCGACGGTATTGGTGCCTGACGACAAGGCCGGTGCACGTCAGCGCTTTTTTCTGTTCTCGCTCGCGATTGGCGCGCTCAGTCATCCGCTTTATCTCGAAGTGCAGTTCGGGCAATCGAACTTGCCGATCCTTTTTCTCGCGGTATCGACGTTCTATCTGCGCTACGAACGCCGCAACAGCTGGCTGGCCGGTGTGCCGATCGGCATTGCGATCATCCTGAAGATGAGCCCCGCCGCGATTGCGCTGTTCTTTCTGCTGCGCAAGGACTGGCGGCTCAATGTGTCGGCGCTGCTGACCGCCGTGGCGGGCACGTTGCTCACGGCGGCGGTTACCGGTTGGGACGTGGTGCTGCGCTATCCGTTCCAGTCGCTACCGGCGGCGATGAAAGTCACGGCGGAATTCGGCCCGGCGCCATGGAACAGCGCGTTTCGCGGTGTGCTCGAACGCGTGCTCGCCGATCTCGGGCTTGCCGTGCCGCACACGCTGGTGTCGGCGGTGGCCGCCCTGTACGTACTGCTGGTGCTGGCGGCTTTCGCGTCGATCACCTGGAACGCAAGACCCGACCGGTATCGCGAGATTGCGTGCGCCGCGCTGCTGCCGTTGATGATCTCGCCGGTCGTCGAGCGCACGCATGCGTTGCTGCTGATCGTGCCCGTTCTTGCGATGGCGGCGCTCGTCTGGAATCGCCCGTGGCCGGGACCGGCCGATCCCAACCGCGTCTGGTTCATCCGGCATGTGATCGGGACCGGCGTAGTGGTGGCGATCGTTGCGCTCAACCCGATCTGGATTACCTATTACGTCGGCATCGTTGCGATGTTCTTCGTCATCGTCCGCGCGCGCGCACTGGAGCCCGATGCCTGGAACCGGGCACGCTGA